The DNA region GAGTAATTCCGTACCGGGATTTTTACGAGTCAGTATTATATAAAAAGTAGCAGGATATTATGCAAGCCGATGAAACAAGATCACTCTTTTTGAGAGCGAAAGATCGCCTTGATTCTGCTCATGATGCCGGTTCGCGCTGTGCCGGTTATCCTGTCCAGCCAGATGCGGGCCCGCTTATGGGAAGGATTGATCGAGAGCGCCTTCCGAAGGTACTTCTCCGTCAGCGCCTTTATCCCCGCGTTACGGTAGACGAGGGAGAGGTTTACGTAGTAATCGGGGTTCGAGGGTGCGAGTAACGTTGCCTTCTCGCACCAACTCTTCGCTTCGTGCAAGAGCCCATGCTGCTTCGAGAGCGAGAGGCCGAGCCAGGAACAGTAGAGAGGATTTTCCGGAGCCAGTTTAACCGCTTTTCTGAAATGAGTTGAGGCATCCTCAAACTGCTCATGCCGATATGCCCTTCTTCCTTCGCGGTACAAAGTCTTTGCATTTCCCGGTTGCTTCGAATCGGCAACGTTCCCTTTTCCGGATCCGCGGTTCCTATCATATTCGGCACGCTTTGCGGAATCAGAAAGCACCTTGTAGGCATCGGTTATTTGCAGAAAGCGCTTCTCCGCGTCGGCCGGAGTTTCCCGTACGCGCAAGCTGTCGGGGTGATATTCCTTTGCGAGCTGTCTGAAAGCCTTCTTGATGTCGGCCTCCGAGGCCTCCCCGGATACCCCCAGCACCGCATAGAGGTCTTCCATCAGTGCGGTTTCCTCGCGTGAAGGAGTTTCTTTGCGGCCATGCGAACGGCATCGGAGACATTCTTATTTTTCTCGAGGGTGACGAGGTCCTTTGTCTTAAGATGAGAAACCAGCGTCGAGCTGACCCCGCCGGGTGTCTTTGGATTGGTTACGAGCGCCAGGATGACGCCATAGTTCTTCATCCACTCCCTATTCTTTGCGATGAAGCGGAGTGCATCTTCGGGTATGTTTCGTGAGTGGGCGATCAACTCCGCCTCTGTCTGCGTCACCTTCGGATTCTTCAGCACGCTGAGCACGACCTCCTTATTGGAGTCCTTGCAGAGGATCGTCCGTATGTCACGGCCTCCCTTTAAGGCGAGGGCGACTTTTTCGCCGACCGTCAGTTTCTGGACCCTCATGAGGAGGCTTGTCTTTCGCTCCTCTTCGGTCGGCAGCGGCCGCTTCTTCAAGGCGTGCATTCCTTCCCTGTCTACGGGCAGGCTGAGAACTCTTCGGGCCTCCTCCCTGATCTCGTCGGGGACATGGGGATTCTCGGTCAGCAGCTCCATGACCTTCGGCCTGTTCCTGTTGGACGTGAAGATTTCCCTGAAGATGTCGGGCTCGGAGGCATCATCCATGAGGATTCCGAGCACCTCTTCAGATGCTACTGATAAGTCAAGTTCTAAGAGTTTTGTCTCTTCCGTCATCGGTTCCTCAGGTAGAGGAAATATTCCCGGTTTCCTTTCTGGCCAGGCACCGGCGACTCGAAGATACCACCGACCAGCAGTCCTGTCTCCTCAGCGAATTCTTTCACAGAGGCGACGGCCGCCATTCTCTTGTCATCATCGCGGATTACTCCACCCTTGCCGACCTCTCCCCGGCCAACTTCGAACTGGGGTTTCACGAGGGCGAGCATTTTGCCGTCCTCCTTCATGAACTCCTTAACCTTTGTCAGGACCTTCTTCAATGAGATGAAGGAAAGGTCGATAGCGGCAAAGTCAATGATGTCGGGGATGCGCTCCTTTTCGAGATGCCGTATGTTTGTGCGCTCGATCAGGAGGACCCTCGGGTTCGTTCTCAATGACCACGCAAGCTGACCGTATCCCACGTCAATACAATACACCTTTTGCGCACCTTTCTGCAGCATGCAGTCCGTGAACCCGCCAGTGGAAGCGCCTACGTCCATCGCCACAACATCCCGCAGTTCTATGCCGAAATGTTCGATCGCCGCTTCGAGTTTAAGCCCGCCGCGGCCGACATAGGGGATATCCATTCCTTTCAGTTCGATGGGGGCGGCGGTATCAACCATGGCGCCGGCCTTCGTCTCCGGCCGGTTTTTGACGAAGACCTTGCCCTCCAGGATCAAGGCCCTCGCTCGGTCACGGCTCGCGGCGATCCCCCGTTTCACGATGACGATGTCAAGGCGCTCTTTCACGTTCTCACAGAGGGGAAACGGCAGCTGCGAAAAGAATCAAGAAACGCGGCTATGCCTCCGGGAAGGAATCGTCTTGTAACGGCCTGCTGCGGCGGGATTGTCATGGGTTGCGGGATCGAGTAAGTCGCGTTCCGTTCCCTTCACTCCGGACTGACATTTCTGTCCGGAGCGCAGACCGACATCTTCTCCCTTCCGTACGGCGAGAGGGTCCGCAACTCTCTGATGATAGGAGGTACAACCTCGACGACGTGCTCGATCTCTTCCTCGGTATTGTAGCGGCTGAGAGAAAATCTGACTGAACCGTGGATGGCGGTGAACGGTACACCCATCGCCCTGAGGACATGGCTCGGCTCGAGCGCACCCGAGGTACACGCAGACCCCGATGAAGCGCATATCCCGTACTCGTTCAACCTGAGGAGGATCGCCTCTCCCTCCACATATTCGAAGCTTATGTTCGTCGTATTCGGCAGTCTCTGTCCGGTGTCGCCGTTCACCCTCGCATCGGGGCATTGCCCGAGGAGGACCTTTTCGAGCCTGTCCCTCAGCGAACTGACGTAATGAGCCTCTCTATCGAAGTTATCGAGCGCGAGTTCACATGCCTTTCCGAGAGCGATGATAGAGGCGACGTTCTCTGTGCCGGCCCTGCGTCCTCGTTCCTGATGCCCCCCGATGATGTAGGGATAGAAACGCGTGCCTTTTCTCACGTAGAGGGCACCGATGCCTTTGGGGGCATGGAGTTTATGGCCCGAGAGGGAGAGCATGTCAACGGGGAGTCTCTTCATGTCGATCGGAATTTTGCCGACCGCCTGAACGGCGTCCGTGTGAAAGAGGATATTCCTTTCCCTCAGGATTTCTCCTATTTCCGGTATCGGGAAGATCACCCCTGATTCATTGTTCGCATACATTACCGATACAACTGCGGTATCGTCATCCAGGGCTCTCGTGAAGAGTTCCATGTTGAACCTTCCCGAGTTGTCAACGGGTATGAACGTAACGCGGTAGCCCTTCCGCGCGAGATGTTTCGAGAAGTTCAGCACGGCGGGGTGCTCTACGCGCGTCGTGATGATGTGTCTTCTCTGCGGATAGGACTCGACAGAACTCATGAGTGCCGTATTGTCGCTTTCGGTGCCGCAACTCGTGAAGATTATCTCTTCGGGCTCGGCATTGATGAGTGCCGCCACTTTCTCCCTCGCTTCTTCAACCCTCCCCTGAAGCTGCCCGCCGAAGGTATGCATGCTCGATGGGTTGCCGTACAGGTCTCTGAGGCACGGGAGCATCGCTTCGAGCACCTCGGGGGCTATCGCTGTGGTCGCGTTGTTGTCGAGATAGATCGGCTTCATCCTTCCTCTACGATGAGATCTTCACTCACGAGTTCCCGCAATTTCTCTTCGATGCCTTTTATCGTAATCCCGCCCATGGGGCATGCAACGCACATGGCCCTGAGCGCGATAATGACCCTGCAGCCGTCAACATCGATGAGTTCCAGGTCACCGCCGTCAGCCTGGAGACTGGGACGTATCTCTTTTTCGAGGACGTCCTGAATGAGGGCTATCCTCTGGAGGTTGGTCAATCTTTTCAGCGCCTTCGGTTTCTCCGGCAGGACCTTCAGAGACCACATATCCCTGAGGATGGCTTCTATGGCGGGAACGCAGGCTCCGCAACCGCCTCCCGCCTTCGTAAAGTTTGTGACCTCCTCGACGGTCGTGAGGTGGTTTTCTCCGGCGACCCTCCGAATCTTCTCTTCCGAGACCTCGAAGCACTTGCAGATAATTCTTTCTTCCGTTTCGGACGGTTTTTGTTCGCCCCGATAATTGGCTATCGCTGCCTCGAGGGCCTCCTTTCCCATTACGGAACAGTGCATCTTCTCCTTGGGAAGTCCGCCGAGGAAATCGGCAATGTCCTGATTCGAGAGTTCGACGGCCTCATCGAGAGTCTTCCCCTTAATGAGCTCCGTGAGGGCCGATGAACTCGCTATGGCCGAGGCGCAGCCGAAGGTCTGGAACTTCGCATCGAGAATCCTCCCGGTCTCTCTATCTATCTTGAGGGTCAGCTTGAGGGCGTCACCGCAAAGGATGCTTCCGGTTTCGCCGGTAGCATCCGGATTCTCTATCTCGCCGACATTCTTCGGATGGAGAAAAAAATCCTTCACCTTTTCGGTGTATTCCCACATGATTCCTTTTTTATCACAGATCGTAGGGGATGTCAAACAGTGCGGTTCATGGAATTTTTCTCCTGTTCTTCAAAAAGGGTAAATGATATACTTTTCTTGTAGGAGTCGAGAAATGAACGACAGGGATAGTGACGCGACACGAGGGGCGCTGGAAAGAAAACTGTGTGAGGTTCAACAACAGCTTGCCGAATTCGAATCGGCGAGGCAGGAATGGAAAAAGACGGAAGACCGTCTGACGGAGATCGGAGAAGGCTTTTTTGATTTCGGGACAGACCCCCTTGAGAACATTAATCGCCTCACCGGCCTCTGCGGCCGGCTCTTAAAGGCTTCGGCAGCTCTCTACAACCGCATCGACCGCGATATGCTCTGTTCATGGGGTACCTGGAATACTCCAGCCGATTACAACCCCGTGGACAAGCCGCAGGGTCATATTTGCTATGACATTATCAAGGAAGGTAGTGACCAGGTCGTTATCGTCGATAATCTTCTCGAGACCTCCTATGCCGAAACCGATCCGAATGTTCGCGCGTATAATCTCCAGACCTATGTCGGGCGCGCGGTGAAATTCGGCGATGCATATGTCGGCTCCCTCTGCATGGTGTACCATGGCAAGGTCATCCCCAGTGAATGGGACAAAAGGCTCATTAACTTTATCGCTTCGGCAATCGCCGTGGAAGAGAAGCGTAAGGCGGCCGAGGAGGAGGCTGAGAGGCGCAGGCAAAGCCTGACGAGACTCCTGACCGCCTCGCAGGTGATTACGGTGACGACGGATCCCAGGAAACTCTTCAGGCTGATCATAAGCACTGCGAAGGACCTGCTCGCCCTGGATTTTTCTACCC from Thermodesulfovibrionales bacterium includes:
- the nifU gene encoding Fe-S cluster assembly protein NifU, with the protein product MWEYTEKVKDFFLHPKNVGEIENPDATGETGSILCGDALKLTLKIDRETGRILDAKFQTFGCASAIASSSALTELIKGKTLDEAVELSNQDIADFLGGLPKEKMHCSVMGKEALEAAIANYRGEQKPSETEERIICKCFEVSEEKIRRVAGENHLTTVEEVTNFTKAGGGCGACVPAIEAILRDMWSLKVLPEKPKALKRLTNLQRIALIQDVLEKEIRPSLQADGGDLELIDVDGCRVIIALRAMCVACPMGGITIKGIEEKLRELVSEDLIVEEG
- the nifS gene encoding cysteine desulfurase NifS, whose product is MKPIYLDNNATTAIAPEVLEAMLPCLRDLYGNPSSMHTFGGQLQGRVEEAREKVAALINAEPEEIIFTSCGTESDNTALMSSVESYPQRRHIITTRVEHPAVLNFSKHLARKGYRVTFIPVDNSGRFNMELFTRALDDDTAVVSVMYANNESGVIFPIPEIGEILRERNILFHTDAVQAVGKIPIDMKRLPVDMLSLSGHKLHAPKGIGALYVRKGTRFYPYIIGGHQERGRRAGTENVASIIALGKACELALDNFDREAHYVSSLRDRLEKVLLGQCPDARVNGDTGQRLPNTTNISFEYVEGEAILLRLNEYGICASSGSACTSGALEPSHVLRAMGVPFTAIHGSVRFSLSRYNTEEEIEHVVEVVPPIIRELRTLSPYGREKMSVCAPDRNVSPE
- a CDS encoding DnaJ domain-containing protein, which codes for MEDLYAVLGVSGEASEADIKKAFRQLAKEYHPDSLRVRETPADAEKRFLQITDAYKVLSDSAKRAEYDRNRGSGKGNVADSKQPGNAKTLYREGRRAYRHEQFEDASTHFRKAVKLAPENPLYCSWLGLSLSKQHGLLHEAKSWCEKATLLAPSNPDYYVNLSLVYRNAGIKALTEKYLRKALSINPSHKRARIWLDRITGTARTGIMSRIKAIFRSQKE
- a CDS encoding TlyA family RNA methyltransferase gives rise to the protein MKERLDIVIVKRGIAASRDRARALILEGKVFVKNRPETKAGAMVDTAAPIELKGMDIPYVGRGGLKLEAAIEHFGIELRDVVAMDVGASTGGFTDCMLQKGAQKVYCIDVGYGQLAWSLRTNPRVLLIERTNIRHLEKERIPDIIDFAAIDLSFISLKKVLTKVKEFMKEDGKMLALVKPQFEVGRGEVGKGGVIRDDDKRMAAVASVKEFAEETGLLVGGIFESPVPGQKGNREYFLYLRNR